One genomic segment of Hevea brasiliensis isolate MT/VB/25A 57/8 chromosome 3, ASM3005281v1, whole genome shotgun sequence includes these proteins:
- the LOC110643345 gene encoding alpha carbonic anhydrase 4, with translation MSSLLLVSFILCSVPISTALESEVDDETPFAYVEGTGKGPKKWGQIDPHWQVCDSGEMQSPIDLLDRRVEASPNLGKLHRDYKPALASVKNRGHDIEVIWKGDAGKININGTNYKLEQCHWHSPSEHTFNGSRYELELHMVHFSSKREIAVVGITYKYGRPDHFLSRLLHHITYVNKEERDLGVVNPGDIKFGSRKYYRYIGSLTVPPCTEGVVWTIVKKVRTVSREQVKALRDAVHDGYERNARPNQPLYGRAVYMYNPSKNGA, from the exons ATGAGTTCACTCCTTCTTGTTTCTTTCATTCTCTGCTCAGTTCCCATATCCACCGCTCTCGAGTCTGAAGTTG atGATGAAACCCCATTTGCATATGTTGAAGGGACTGGTAAAGGGCCAAAGAAATGGGGTCAGATTGACCCACATTGGCAAGTTTGTGATAGTGGAGAAATGCAATCTCCTATTGATCTTCTTGACAGAAGGGTAGAAGCTTCTCCCAATCTGGGTAAATTGCATAGAGATTACAAACCAGCTCTTGCATCTGTAAAGAACAGGGGACATGACATCGAA GTGATTTGGAAAGGAGATGCAGGAAAAATCAATATTAATGGTACTAATTACAAACTGGAACAATGTCATTGGCATTCACCTTCAGAGCACACATTCAATGGTTCAAG ATATGAATTGGAGCTTCACATGGTTCACTTTAGCTCTAAGAGGGAGATAGCTGTTGTTGGAATCACTTACAAATATGGTCGGCCTGATCACTTCCTTTCAAGG TTACTCCACCACATAACATATGTCAACAAAGAAGAGAGAGATTTGGGAGTTGTCAACCCAGGAGATATCAAATTTGGGAGCAGAAAGTACTACAGATATATTGGTTCTCTTACAGTTCCTCCTTGTACTGAAGGTGTTGTTTGGACAATAGTCAAGAAG GTGAGGACAGTTTCAAGAGAGCAAGTGAAAGCCTTAAGGGATGCTGTTCATGAT GGATATGAGAGAAATGCAAGACCAAATCAGCCATTATATGGAAGAGCAGTTTACATGTACAATCCAAGTAAGAATGGAGCATAA